A single window of Methylomarinum sp. Ch1-1 DNA harbors:
- a CDS encoding vitamin K epoxide reductase family protein → MLAFIGFFISRYLCAYQLGHIDGIWEPFFSGSAQDPQNGTEEIITSYISKAWPVPDAGLGAMTYALEILTGVMGSSRRWRTMPWLVMLFGIMIVPLGAVSIFFIIIQPILIDTWCSLCLIAAAAMLIQIPYSLDELVATSEFLYRRKKQGRPLLRIFFTGDTDEGKWEDKEDNFEQSPGAVIRDMLSGGLTLPWNLLLCIGIGVWLMFTRLTLGAEGGMANADHLIGALVVTIAITALAESGRTLRFLVIPLGAALLVTPFIYGAGLVAIISSVICALLLICFSFPRGAIKNTYGLWDKAIV, encoded by the coding sequence GTGTTGGCCTTCATCGGTTTTTTTATTTCCCGTTATCTGTGCGCCTATCAGCTTGGACATATCGACGGCATATGGGAGCCTTTTTTTAGCGGTTCAGCGCAAGACCCTCAAAACGGCACCGAAGAAATCATCACGTCCTACATATCTAAGGCTTGGCCGGTGCCTGATGCGGGGCTGGGAGCCATGACCTACGCGCTGGAAATTTTGACCGGCGTCATGGGGTCTTCGCGTCGGTGGCGTACGATGCCATGGTTGGTGATGCTGTTCGGGATTATGATTGTGCCGTTAGGCGCGGTGTCGATATTTTTTATCATCATCCAGCCCATTCTGATCGATACATGGTGCTCACTTTGCCTGATCGCTGCGGCGGCGATGCTGATTCAAATTCCGTATTCCCTGGATGAATTGGTTGCGACCTCTGAATTTCTCTATCGTCGTAAGAAACAAGGGCGGCCCTTGTTGCGTATTTTCTTCACCGGCGATACCGATGAGGGCAAATGGGAGGACAAGGAAGATAATTTTGAACAATCGCCCGGCGCGGTGATCAGGGATATGCTCAGCGGGGGCCTGACTCTGCCGTGGAATTTGTTGCTTTGTATTGGCATCGGCGTCTGGCTGATGTTTACGCGACTGACGTTGGGGGCGGAAGGAGGCATGGCTAACGCCGATCATCTGATAGGCGCTCTGGTGGTGACCATTGCGATCACGGCTCTGGCTGAATCGGGCCGTACCCTCCGGTTTCTGGTTATTCCGCTGGGCGCCGCACTGCTGGTAACGCCTTTTATCTATGGCGCCGGGCTGGTTGCGATTATATCCAGCGTCATATGCGCCTTGCTGTTAATCTGTTTTAGCTTCCCGCGTGGGGCCATTAAAAACACTTACGGTTTATGGGACAAAGCCATTGTTTGA